A portion of the Meleagris gallopavo isolate NT-WF06-2002-E0010 breed Aviagen turkey brand Nicholas breeding stock chromosome 16, Turkey_5.1, whole genome shotgun sequence genome contains these proteins:
- the LOC100546724 gene encoding cytochrome P450 2K4-like — translation MAITSLLQCVAISSLLYLAAGLAILLYFTISWKKRVCNLPPGPQPLPLIGNLNVVDLKKPFQLLTELSKLYGNVFTVHFGPRKAVVLAGYETIKDALLNHAEEFGERAEIPIFRKMTRGNGIAFSHGELWKTMRRFTLSTLRDFGMGRRTIEVRILEELNSLIKYFESYQGKPFDTKMILNNAVSNVICSILFGERFEYDDPAFLTLLKLLNENTKLLGSPMVLLYNFYPSLGFLFGASKTVLQNISELSAFLQKLFKEHKEEFNENNLTGFVDAFMMKQQQESKKPHSMFHNESLLFSTLDLFAAGTETTSTTMRWGLLLMMKYPEIQKKIQEEMNQVIEPGEMPKLEDRKKMPYTDAVIHEIQRFANIVPMGVSRSTPTDVNFQGYVIPKGTEIIPLLTSALNDELHWKTPHQFNPSHFLDADGNFARREAFIPFSVGRRACVGEGLAKMELFLFFAGLLRKFVFQPPPGVNKAELDLSADVGFTLNPMPHLVCAVPCK, via the exons ATGGCCATAACAAGCTTGCTGCAGTGCGTGGCCATCAGCTCGCTGCTCTatctggcagcagggctggccaTTCTCCTTTACTTCACCATCAGCTGGAAGAAGAGAGTTTGCAATTTGCCTCCCGGGCCACAACCTCTTCCTCTGATTGGAAACTTGAATGTGGTGGACCTGAAAAAGCCATTCCAGTTGCTGACAGAG CTCTCCAAGCTATATGGCAATGTCTTCACCGTGCATTTTGGACCCAGGAAAGCTGTGGTGCTGGCTGGATACGAAACCATCAAGGATGCCCTTTTAAATCATGCTGAAGAATTTGGAGAGAGAGCAGAAATACCCATATTTAGGAAAATGACACGAGGAAATG GCATAGCATTCAGCCACGGAGAGTTATGGAAAACTATGAGAAGATTCACCTTGTCCACACTGAGAGATTTCGGAATGGGAAGGAGAACGATTGAGGTCCGAATCCTTGAGGAACTAAATTctctaattaaatattttgaatctTATCAAG GGAAACCATTTGACACGAAGATGATCCTCAACAATGCTGTATCCAACGTCATCTGCTCTATTCTGTTTGGAGAGAGGTTTGAGTATGATGATCCAGCATTTCTCACTTTGCTGAAGCTGTTAAATGAGAATACCAAGCTGCTGGGCTCTCCGATGGTGCTG TTATATAATTTCTACCCATCCCTTGGATTTCTCTTTGGAGCTTCCAAGACCGTGCTACAAAATATCAGTGAGCTGAGTGCTTTCCTCCAGAAACTCTTCAAGGAGCACAAAGAAGAATTTAATGAGAATAACTTAACAGGCTTCGTTGATGCCTTCATGATGAAGCAACAACAG gagTCAAAGAAGCCCCACAGTATGTTCCACAACGAAAGCCTGCTGTTTTCAACCCTGGATCTCTTTGCTGCTGGGACTGAGACTACTTCTACAACCATGCGCTGGGGTCTCCTTCTGATGATGAAATACCCAGAAATTCAGA AGAAAATTCAGGAAGAAATGAACCAGGTCATTGAACCGGGGGAGATGCCGAAGCTGGAGGACCGGAAAAAGATGCCTTACACGGATGCGGTGATACACGAAATACAGAGATTTGCCAATATTGTCCCAATGGGTGTGTCACGATCAACACCTACGGATGTGAATTTCCAAGGTTATGTGATTCCTAAG GGTACAGAGATTATACCGCTGCTGACCTCTGCTCTGAATGACGAGCTGCACTGGAAAACCCCACATCAATTCAACCCTTCCCACTTCCTGGATGCTGATGGGAATTTTGCTAGGAGAGAGGCATTCATTCCATTCTCCGTAG GACGAAGGGCTTGTGTTGGAGAAGGCCTGGCCAAAATGGAGCTGTTCCTCTTCTTCGCAGGCTTGCTCCGCAAATTTGTTTTCCAGCCCCCTCCAGGGGTGAACAAAGCAGAGCTAGATCTCAGTGCTGACGTCGGCTTCACTCTGAACCCCATGCCTCACCTGGtctgtgctgtgccctgcaAATGA